The proteins below come from a single Arthrobacter sp. B1I2 genomic window:
- a CDS encoding serine protease inhibitor has product MIDLTISIRDAPEAPEHVFRLVAMDNAPAAATTLPQPAAALAAVERFGEDIFFPRPGPPKLCTQQYGGPQVAVVTGTFHGRPVHSTFTRTDGCEIARWKAMGPLLGGTAA; this is encoded by the coding sequence GTGATCGACCTGACCATCAGCATCCGGGACGCGCCCGAGGCTCCGGAGCATGTTTTCCGGCTGGTGGCCATGGACAACGCCCCGGCCGCCGCGACAACGTTGCCCCAACCCGCGGCCGCCTTGGCTGCCGTGGAACGGTTTGGTGAAGACATCTTCTTTCCCAGGCCCGGACCTCCCAAGCTGTGCACCCAGCAGTACGGCGGGCCGCAGGTTGCCGTGGTCACCGGAACGTTCCATGGGCGCCCTGTCCACTCGACCTTCACACGCACCGACGGGTGCGAGATCGCGCGCTGGAAGGCCATGGGCCCCTTACTGGGCGGGACGGCTGCTTAG
- a CDS encoding 3-methyladenine DNA glycosylase: protein MREEAHMQRVSRYADPYLARRSAGQKHPVEDFLFTYYTQKPGRLKRWHPGSGAVLTGGQAAARLGWKHYRTLDDGELAFLGLAAGSTAVTFDRRAFLADRRDAVAFAGIILRGTAARPAQFGCFGLHEWAMVYRQDKFDLRHEYLQLRLGAAGTDKVVEDNRIRCTHFDAFRFYTPDAIPLNEHSPSRESQRHMEQPGCLHANMDLYKWAYKLLPALSSELVMDCFELSWRIRAMDMQASPYDLADWGYPAIPIETPHGKAAYVEHQRAFAAEAGVLRERLAAELAAMPEGATR, encoded by the coding sequence ATGCGGGAAGAAGCCCATATGCAGCGCGTCAGCCGTTATGCCGATCCCTACCTTGCCCGCAGGTCGGCTGGGCAGAAACACCCGGTGGAGGATTTTCTCTTCACCTATTACACGCAAAAGCCCGGCCGGCTGAAGCGCTGGCACCCGGGTTCCGGAGCGGTCCTTACCGGCGGCCAGGCCGCCGCACGGCTGGGGTGGAAGCATTACCGGACGCTCGACGACGGCGAGCTTGCCTTCCTGGGGCTGGCTGCGGGAAGCACCGCGGTCACCTTCGACCGGCGCGCCTTCCTGGCCGACCGCAGGGATGCGGTTGCCTTTGCCGGCATCATCCTCCGTGGGACGGCGGCCAGGCCGGCACAGTTCGGCTGCTTCGGCCTGCACGAGTGGGCCATGGTCTACCGCCAGGACAAGTTCGACCTCCGCCATGAATACCTGCAGCTGCGGCTGGGAGCGGCCGGGACCGACAAGGTGGTGGAGGACAACAGGATCCGCTGCACCCACTTCGACGCGTTCCGGTTCTACACACCGGACGCCATCCCGCTCAACGAGCATTCCCCCAGCCGGGAATCGCAGCGCCACATGGAGCAGCCGGGTTGCCTGCACGCCAACATGGACCTTTACAAGTGGGCGTACAAGCTGCTGCCGGCGCTGTCCAGCGAGCTGGTGATGGACTGCTTTGAACTGTCCTGGCGGATCAGGGCCATGGATATGCAGGCCTCCCCGTACGACCTGGCTGACTGGGGCTATCCCGCCATTCCCATCGAGACACCCCATGGCAAGGCCGCCTATGTTGAGCACCAGCGCGCATTCGCCGCGGAAGCCGGGGTCCTGCGGGAACGGCTCGCCGCCGAGCTCGCGGCCATGCCAGAGGGAGCAACAAGGTGA
- a CDS encoding MarR family winged helix-turn-helix transcriptional regulator: MTATVATEAGATGAAVGDQDLLLEHQLCFALTVAARSVVAAYKPVLEKLNLTHPQYLVMLCLWEDSPRTVRNISEALAQEPATISPLLRRLEAGELITRRRADGNERALAVELTPKGAALRQQALQVPGTMMERLGLTREQVTELHGSMMALIAATSE, translated from the coding sequence ATGACCGCCACGGTGGCAACGGAAGCAGGAGCGACGGGCGCTGCAGTAGGGGACCAAGACCTGCTGCTGGAACATCAGCTCTGTTTTGCACTGACTGTGGCCGCCCGCAGTGTGGTGGCGGCCTACAAACCCGTACTCGAGAAACTCAACCTCACACATCCGCAATACCTGGTGATGCTCTGCCTGTGGGAAGACAGCCCCCGGACTGTGCGGAACATCAGCGAGGCGCTTGCCCAGGAGCCGGCAACCATTTCCCCGCTCCTCCGCAGGCTGGAAGCAGGGGAACTTATTACGCGGCGCCGCGCGGACGGAAACGAGCGTGCACTCGCCGTCGAACTGACACCCAAAGGCGCCGCCCTGCGGCAACAGGCACTGCAGGTGCCGGGGACCATGATGGAACGGCTGGGGCTGACCCGGGAACAGGTCACCGAACTGCACGGGTCCATGATGGCCCTGATCGCTGCCACCTCAGAATGA
- the recR gene encoding recombination mediator RecR — MYEGAVQELIDELGRLPGVGPKSAQRLAFHILEADPQDMKRLVEAITMVKERVKFCTVCGNVTEQELCNICRDPRRDPAVICVVEESKDVLAVERTRSFRGRYHVLGGAINPIAGVGPEQLRIRELLTRLNDGEIQEVIIATDPNLEGEATATYLARMLKTIGIAVTRLASGLPVGGDLEYADEVTLGRAFEGRRNALG; from the coding sequence GTGTACGAAGGTGCTGTCCAGGAGCTTATCGACGAGCTCGGACGCCTTCCGGGGGTGGGCCCCAAGTCCGCACAGCGGCTGGCGTTCCACATCCTTGAAGCCGATCCCCAGGACATGAAGCGGCTCGTGGAAGCAATCACCATGGTCAAGGAACGGGTCAAGTTCTGCACCGTCTGCGGCAATGTCACCGAGCAGGAACTGTGCAACATCTGCCGGGACCCGCGCCGCGATCCCGCCGTCATCTGCGTCGTGGAGGAGTCCAAGGACGTCCTGGCCGTGGAGCGGACCCGCTCGTTCCGCGGCCGCTACCATGTGCTGGGCGGCGCCATCAATCCCATTGCCGGAGTGGGGCCGGAGCAGCTGCGGATCCGCGAATTGCTCACCCGGCTGAACGACGGCGAAATCCAGGAAGTCATCATCGCCACCGACCCCAACCTCGAAGGTGAGGCAACGGCCACCTACCTGGCCCGCATGCTCAAGACGATCGGCATCGCCGTCACCCGCCTCGCTTCCGGCCTTCCCGTGGGCGGGGACCTGGAGTACGCGGACGAAGTTACCCTGGGGCGCGCCTTCGAAGGCCGCCGCAACGCCCTGGGCTGA
- the purS gene encoding phosphoribosylformylglycinamidine synthase subunit PurS: MPRIVVDVMPKPEILDPQGKAIVGALPRLGFTSFSSVRQGKRFELTVDGEVTEDILAQARDAAETLLSNPVIEDVVNVEVVEA, translated from the coding sequence ATGCCCCGGATCGTTGTTGACGTCATGCCCAAGCCCGAGATTCTGGACCCGCAGGGGAAGGCGATCGTCGGCGCTCTCCCCCGGCTGGGCTTCACCAGCTTCAGCTCTGTCCGCCAGGGCAAGCGTTTCGAACTGACGGTTGACGGCGAGGTGACGGAGGACATCCTGGCCCAGGCGCGCGATGCCGCCGAAACCCTCCTGTCCAACCCGGTGATCGAGGACGTCGTCAACGTCGAGGTCGTCGAGGCCTGA
- a CDS encoding oxygenase MpaB family protein translates to MRNVLRTWQDEIKKTFSGKADAPPEWSLRLAEGDDPGYHLPGSAVWAVHGSMSPIVGGIRTLLMQSLHPGALAGVHEHSNFREDPLRRLANTIRWIFSVTYGSTAAAEEATRRVRHLHEPVQGRYRDNDGGVRTYSANDPELAGWIHIAFTDGFLAAHKIWGGPIPGGADAYVREWAQAGRLMGVDNPPLTEAEMRSQLDQWYAQGGLRADGLVKETVRFIRDAPLHPLLKPGYRILFAAAVYSLEPRYRQMLGLSVPRLGPFPLPVRLATKVVLGVVHLALGGPRRRMGPSELAARQRLRQLGEPSADVA, encoded by the coding sequence ATGCGCAATGTCCTTCGTACATGGCAGGACGAAATCAAGAAGACCTTCTCAGGCAAGGCCGATGCCCCACCGGAATGGTCGCTGCGGCTGGCAGAAGGCGACGATCCGGGATACCACCTGCCCGGTTCCGCGGTGTGGGCAGTACACGGCTCGATGTCCCCCATTGTTGGCGGAATCCGCACGCTGCTCATGCAGTCGCTCCATCCGGGCGCTCTGGCAGGAGTGCACGAACACTCCAACTTCCGGGAAGACCCGCTGCGCCGGCTTGCCAACACCATCCGCTGGATCTTTTCGGTGACTTACGGTTCCACGGCAGCTGCGGAGGAAGCAACAAGGCGTGTCCGCCACCTCCATGAGCCGGTCCAGGGCCGCTACCGGGACAACGACGGCGGAGTACGCACCTACAGTGCCAACGATCCGGAACTGGCCGGCTGGATCCACATCGCCTTCACGGACGGCTTCCTCGCAGCCCACAAGATCTGGGGCGGCCCCATTCCCGGCGGCGCAGACGCCTACGTCCGGGAGTGGGCCCAGGCCGGGCGGCTGATGGGAGTGGACAACCCGCCGCTGACGGAAGCGGAGATGCGCAGCCAGCTGGATCAGTGGTACGCGCAGGGCGGGCTGCGTGCGGACGGCCTGGTGAAGGAAACCGTGCGGTTCATCCGCGATGCTCCGCTGCATCCCCTGCTGAAGCCTGGTTACCGGATCCTGTTTGCCGCTGCCGTCTACAGCCTGGAGCCCCGGTACCGCCAGATGCTCGGACTTTCCGTTCCCCGGCTGGGCCCCTTTCCCCTGCCGGTGAGGCTGGCCACAAAAGTGGTGCTCGGCGTCGTGCATCTCGCCCTGGGTGGCCCCCGCAGGCGGATGGGCCCCAGCGAGCTGGCAGCGCGGCAGCGCCTGAGGCAGCTCGGCGAACCTTCAGCAGACGTAGCCTAA
- a CDS encoding SSI family serine proteinase inhibitor has translation MHSFRMLAAFLAVGAGLISGCSGTPDSGTSASTAPSTASASTSSPAGSTPGVPATPSADTETSLPAPAPATSRPSAGPGQGNAELAITVVPSQGAAELNYTLVCTSGTPAGESSHPHAAAACAALKANPGIAAPAAPGTSQPCTQQYGGPQKATVTGMVDGVAVDSSFARTNGCEISTWDAAKDVLGAAGGAS, from the coding sequence ATGCACAGTTTTCGGATGCTCGCAGCATTCCTGGCAGTCGGCGCCGGACTAATTTCCGGTTGCAGCGGCACTCCTGACAGCGGCACGTCCGCGTCAACGGCTCCTTCTACGGCCTCCGCCAGCACTTCCTCCCCCGCCGGGAGCACTCCCGGCGTCCCTGCCACGCCCTCCGCCGATACCGAAACCTCGTTGCCGGCCCCTGCCCCCGCCACGTCGCGGCCAAGTGCCGGCCCGGGGCAGGGGAACGCTGAACTCGCCATCACCGTGGTCCCGTCCCAGGGTGCGGCGGAACTCAACTACACCCTGGTCTGCACCTCCGGCACGCCCGCCGGGGAAAGCAGCCACCCCCACGCCGCTGCGGCCTGCGCGGCGCTGAAGGCCAACCCGGGCATTGCGGCTCCGGCGGCGCCGGGAACCTCCCAGCCCTGCACCCAGCAATACGGCGGCCCCCAGAAGGCAACCGTCACAGGCATGGTGGACGGAGTTGCCGTGGACTCATCCTTCGCGCGGACCAACGGATGCGAAATCAGTACATGGGATGCCGCCAAGGACGTGTTGGGCGCGGCCGGTGGAGCCTCTTAA
- a CDS encoding DNA polymerase III subunit gamma and tau, whose translation MSARIGRVFSVTVTTALYRRYRPDSFADVIGQEHVTEPLMTALRKNRVNHAYLFSGPRGCGKTTSARILARCLNCAQGPTDTPCGTCPSCVELARGGSGSLDVIEIDAASHGGVDDARDLRERATYAPVRDRYKIFIIDEAHMVTSAGFNALLKIVEEPPEHIKFIFATTEPDKVIGTIRSRTHHYPFRLVPPEPLMAYLELLCRQEDVPVAPGVLSLVIRAGGGSVRDSLSVLDQLMAGAGPNGLDYELAVALLGYTHASLLDDVVEAVAASDAATVFRAVDRVIQTGHDPRRFVEDLLERFRDLIIVQAMPESAHAILRGTPEDQIARLQNQAHNLGAAELSRAADVTNTALTEMTGATSPRLHLELLCARILLPSSEQNERGMAARIDRVERRLNYAGNDVGAPATAVPAAAEGPAAAAPATAPASIPGTFAQGPRPAQETVGPARQGAQEMPPQSAPIQPGPAGPTPAQPAPAVPAASGTQPVGPAADGPRSQLTPPRVSTSDWPVEEAARARTPQGPTAAATSQPAAQTNPAPQINPASQANAAPQSHESLQAPAQAAVPQAQETPQAPSHHTPSHEPPATHAPGHQSPAPHQDAHARAVPAAPPAMGDVEVLRRAWPDVLQALSKIKRSTWALVEPNAQVSAFDGSVVTLSFSTQGLAGAFGRADHSDNLRQAIHKTVGIDCQINAVAGGTSQTSSEPNPKVPASPVVPATSADVAWGLAPAPAQPASDAQGPTSVTTPAAPLDGRSSGSSAPAPNSSTARSAVGRGSGSSAVAASPAAAAERTPAAVPPPGTRPVTDANVLGDQGAKPAQPDVQGTASPANASGRDAGQSPYPSSGGDYSYSDDDWGAPRDEDAPPLDEEPPMDWEPSVRSGNGTAASSPAVGSSQSASGGHNDAPEHPRSAATAGSGTDTAAQPVSRPAAAAHDPWTRAVEQAPGVWVVGDKSNVGAKTVPASEQDNIGTQGTVPHYAPATAQVPPTIPVAQTSTAAAAAGPGWGSGSVSGTGHVGPDSGTYPAPSPGRAPAPEFAMASAAPATVAQAPFAQTTANQTTVAQATVAPSRPQQPAAAPAAALTETRQSLYQRLSSSPEAEAGRAKAPARAAAAPSAFVQDVPSADDETIEESGVFGRAAVERILGGKLIEERSLDGSPVTPRY comes from the coding sequence ATGTCAGCCCGGATTGGTAGGGTTTTCTCTGTGACAGTTACTACCGCCCTGTACCGCAGATACCGTCCCGACTCGTTCGCTGACGTTATCGGGCAGGAGCATGTCACCGAGCCGCTGATGACGGCTTTGCGGAAGAACCGCGTCAATCATGCCTACCTTTTTTCCGGCCCCAGGGGCTGCGGCAAGACCACGTCCGCCCGCATCCTGGCCCGCTGCCTTAACTGCGCCCAGGGCCCTACGGACACCCCCTGCGGAACCTGCCCCAGCTGCGTAGAGCTGGCCCGCGGGGGCTCGGGCTCCCTTGATGTCATCGAGATTGACGCGGCAAGCCATGGCGGTGTCGACGACGCCCGGGACCTCCGCGAGCGCGCCACCTACGCCCCGGTGCGGGACCGCTACAAGATCTTCATCATCGACGAAGCCCACATGGTCACCTCCGCCGGGTTCAACGCCCTGCTGAAGATTGTGGAAGAGCCGCCGGAACACATCAAGTTCATTTTTGCCACCACGGAGCCGGACAAGGTCATTGGAACCATCCGTTCCCGCACGCACCACTACCCGTTCCGGCTGGTGCCGCCCGAGCCGCTGATGGCTTACCTCGAGCTCCTGTGCCGCCAGGAAGACGTTCCTGTGGCCCCCGGCGTCCTGTCGCTGGTCATCCGCGCGGGCGGCGGCTCGGTCCGTGACTCGCTCTCCGTCCTGGACCAGCTCATGGCGGGCGCCGGACCCAATGGTCTGGACTATGAGCTCGCCGTCGCACTGCTCGGCTACACCCACGCCTCGCTGCTGGACGATGTCGTGGAGGCTGTAGCCGCCTCCGACGCCGCCACAGTCTTCCGTGCCGTGGACAGGGTCATCCAGACCGGCCACGATCCCCGCCGGTTCGTGGAGGACCTGCTTGAGCGCTTCCGGGACCTCATCATCGTCCAGGCCATGCCCGAAAGTGCGCATGCCATCCTGCGCGGAACGCCGGAGGACCAGATTGCCCGCCTGCAGAACCAGGCCCACAACCTTGGCGCCGCTGAACTTTCCCGCGCCGCGGATGTCACCAATACGGCCCTGACCGAAATGACCGGAGCCACGTCTCCGCGGCTGCATCTGGAACTGTTGTGCGCGCGGATCCTGCTGCCCAGCTCCGAACAGAACGAACGCGGCATGGCGGCCCGGATCGACCGGGTGGAGCGGCGGCTGAACTACGCAGGGAACGACGTCGGTGCTCCCGCAACGGCGGTGCCGGCAGCTGCGGAAGGACCAGCAGCGGCAGCCCCGGCAACCGCGCCTGCCTCCATTCCCGGAACCTTCGCGCAGGGGCCCCGGCCCGCGCAGGAGACGGTGGGCCCTGCACGTCAGGGTGCACAGGAAATGCCGCCCCAGTCCGCGCCGATCCAGCCCGGTCCTGCCGGCCCGACGCCGGCCCAGCCCGCTCCCGCCGTGCCGGCCGCTTCCGGGACGCAGCCGGTGGGTCCCGCCGCCGATGGTCCCCGGAGCCAGCTGACACCGCCGCGGGTGAGCACCAGCGACTGGCCTGTCGAGGAAGCGGCCCGTGCCCGGACACCGCAGGGCCCCACCGCTGCAGCTACCAGTCAGCCAGCGGCGCAAACCAACCCCGCGCCGCAAATCAACCCAGCGTCCCAAGCCAATGCAGCTCCGCAGTCCCACGAGAGCCTGCAGGCGCCCGCCCAGGCGGCCGTACCCCAGGCACAGGAAACCCCGCAGGCCCCAAGCCACCACACGCCCAGCCACGAACCCCCGGCCACCCACGCCCCCGGCCACCAGTCGCCGGCGCCGCACCAGGACGCCCACGCCAGGGCCGTCCCTGCCGCTCCCCCCGCCATGGGTGACGTGGAGGTCCTCCGCAGGGCCTGGCCGGACGTCCTGCAGGCATTGTCCAAAATCAAGCGCAGCACCTGGGCCCTCGTGGAGCCCAATGCGCAGGTCAGCGCGTTCGATGGCAGTGTTGTGACCTTGTCCTTCTCCACGCAGGGACTGGCCGGCGCCTTCGGCAGGGCGGACCACTCGGACAACCTGCGCCAGGCCATCCACAAGACCGTCGGCATCGACTGCCAGATCAACGCAGTTGCCGGCGGCACCAGCCAAACGAGCTCTGAGCCAAACCCAAAAGTACCCGCCAGCCCGGTAGTTCCGGCCACTTCAGCTGACGTCGCGTGGGGGCTTGCTCCGGCGCCTGCACAACCCGCTTCAGACGCACAGGGCCCCACATCCGTTACAACCCCCGCTGCCCCGCTGGACGGAAGAAGTTCCGGAAGCTCCGCCCCTGCCCCGAACTCCTCCACTGCCCGGTCCGCCGTTGGTCGAGGTTCCGGGAGTAGTGCCGTGGCTGCAAGCCCGGCGGCCGCAGCGGAGCGGACTCCTGCGGCGGTCCCCCCGCCAGGGACACGTCCGGTGACTGACGCCAACGTGCTCGGCGACCAGGGCGCAAAGCCTGCCCAGCCCGACGTCCAGGGCACGGCAAGTCCTGCAAACGCATCCGGCCGGGACGCCGGCCAGTCCCCATACCCGTCTTCCGGGGGCGACTACTCCTACTCCGATGACGACTGGGGTGCGCCGCGGGACGAGGACGCTCCCCCGCTGGATGAGGAACCTCCCATGGACTGGGAGCCGTCCGTGCGGTCCGGCAACGGGACTGCGGCGTCATCCCCTGCGGTTGGCAGCAGCCAGTCAGCCTCCGGCGGCCACAACGACGCTCCCGAACATCCCCGGAGTGCTGCAACGGCTGGTTCGGGCACGGACACCGCTGCCCAGCCCGTCAGCCGGCCTGCGGCCGCGGCCCACGATCCCTGGACGCGGGCTGTGGAACAGGCCCCGGGCGTCTGGGTGGTCGGAGACAAGAGCAACGTGGGTGCCAAGACCGTACCTGCCTCCGAACAGGACAACATCGGAACACAGGGCACCGTTCCGCATTATGCCCCCGCAACTGCCCAGGTGCCGCCCACCATCCCCGTGGCCCAAACATCCACGGCTGCTGCTGCAGCGGGGCCAGGCTGGGGTTCGGGGTCAGTTTCCGGCACCGGTCATGTGGGGCCGGATTCTGGCACCTATCCGGCGCCGTCCCCTGGCCGTGCTCCGGCGCCCGAATTTGCCATGGCCTCCGCCGCACCCGCCACGGTTGCCCAGGCCCCCTTTGCCCAGACAACTGCTAACCAGACCACCGTCGCGCAGGCCACGGTTGCGCCCTCCCGTCCCCAGCAGCCGGCAGCTGCACCGGCGGCCGCACTAACGGAAACGCGGCAAAGCCTTTACCAGCGGCTCTCCAGCAGCCCTGAAGCCGAGGCCGGGCGTGCCAAGGCACCGGCCAGGGCCGCCGCCGCACCGAGCGCCTTTGTCCAGGACGTGCCAAGCGCCGACGATGAGACTATCGAGGAATCCGGCGTCTTCGGCCGGGCCGCCGTCGAACGCATCCTGGGCGGAAAATTGATCGAGGAGCGGTCTCTCGACGGAAGCCCGGTCACGCCGCGCTACTGA
- a CDS encoding phosphodiesterase: MEHIEAEHPRPRHFLLHLSDPHLVGGPEPLYGTVDSEARLAQLFDEVRASGAKPEAVIFTGDLADKGDPQAYVKLRAIVEPACRELGAKVIWAMGNHDNRANFRKGLLDQPGSDEPVDHSYFINGLRVITLDTTVPGFHHGELSAAQLEWLARQLETPAPDGTILALHHPPVPSVLDLSVLVELRGQASLAAVVRNSDVRTILAGHLHYSTTASFAGVPVSVASASCYTQDLNVPVGGTRGQDGGQAFNLVHVYEHTIVHSVVPVGTSRTVGEYVSPEETARRLEAAGIRIPETTKQRGNTKLGVPSTH; encoded by the coding sequence ATGGAGCACATCGAGGCCGAACATCCACGGCCACGCCACTTCCTACTACACCTGAGCGATCCCCACCTGGTGGGAGGTCCAGAACCCCTCTACGGGACTGTTGACAGCGAAGCCCGGCTCGCCCAGCTCTTTGACGAAGTCAGAGCGTCCGGGGCCAAGCCGGAAGCCGTGATCTTCACCGGCGACCTCGCTGACAAGGGCGACCCCCAGGCGTACGTGAAGCTGCGGGCCATTGTGGAGCCTGCCTGCAGGGAACTCGGCGCCAAGGTCATCTGGGCCATGGGGAACCACGACAACCGGGCCAACTTCCGCAAGGGGCTGCTCGACCAGCCCGGCAGTGACGAGCCGGTGGATCACAGCTACTTCATCAACGGGCTGCGCGTCATCACCCTTGATACCACCGTCCCTGGCTTCCACCACGGCGAACTCAGTGCCGCCCAACTCGAGTGGCTGGCCCGTCAGCTGGAAACCCCCGCCCCGGACGGCACCATCCTGGCCCTACACCACCCTCCGGTCCCGTCCGTGCTGGACCTTTCCGTGCTGGTGGAGCTCCGCGGCCAGGCGTCACTGGCCGCGGTGGTCCGTAACTCGGATGTCCGCACCATCCTGGCCGGGCACCTGCACTACTCCACCACAGCCAGCTTCGCCGGTGTGCCGGTCTCGGTCGCGTCAGCCTCCTGCTACACGCAGGACCTCAACGTTCCGGTGGGAGGCACCCGCGGGCAGGACGGCGGCCAGGCCTTCAACCTGGTGCACGTGTACGAGCACACCATCGTGCACTCGGTGGTCCCAGTGGGCACCTCGCGCACTGTTGGCGAGTACGTGTCACCCGAGGAGACTGCCCGGCGGCTGGAGGCTGCGGGGATCCGGATCCCGGAGACCACCAAGCAGCGCGGCAACACCAAACTCGGGGTGCCCAGCACGCACTAG
- a CDS encoding aspartate kinase: MSTPTTEVHNATQPQMAPAAGAVTKQLIVQKFGGSSVADADGIKRVAKRVVDAQEAGNEVVVVVSAMGDTTDELLDLAAQVTDSAPAREMDMLLSAGERISMALLAMAINKLGASAQSFTGSQAGMITDGIHGKARIIDVDPHRIRTALDKGNIAIVAGFQGMSRATNEITTLGRGGSDTTAVALAAALEADVCEIYTDVDGIYTADPRVVPSAQKIDTISSEEMLELAASGAKILHLRCVEYARRFGVPLHVRSSFSQHEGTWVIPSADDKITTQEGVALEQPIISGVAHDRSEAKVTVVGVPDIPGKAAAIFQVIADAHSNIDMIVQNVSTHGTGKTDISFTLPIVEGADALAALHAAQDQIGFEAIEYNEQIGKLSLIGAGMRSHPGVSATFFKALSDAGININMISTSEIRISVVTHADLLDEAVRVIHKAFGLDTESEATVYGGSGR, from the coding sequence ATGAGTACGCCCACTACCGAAGTGCACAACGCAACGCAGCCGCAGATGGCCCCCGCCGCCGGCGCGGTGACCAAACAGCTCATCGTGCAGAAATTCGGCGGCTCCTCCGTTGCGGACGCTGACGGGATCAAGCGCGTGGCCAAGCGCGTCGTTGATGCCCAGGAAGCCGGCAATGAGGTGGTCGTGGTCGTCTCGGCCATGGGCGACACCACGGATGAACTCCTGGACCTCGCTGCCCAGGTGACCGATTCCGCCCCCGCCCGCGAAATGGACATGCTCCTGTCGGCCGGTGAGCGCATTTCCATGGCATTGCTGGCAATGGCCATCAACAAGCTCGGTGCGTCCGCCCAGTCCTTTACCGGATCGCAGGCAGGCATGATCACCGACGGAATCCACGGCAAGGCGCGCATTATCGACGTCGACCCACACCGCATCCGTACCGCGCTGGACAAGGGCAACATCGCCATCGTGGCAGGCTTCCAGGGTATGAGCCGGGCCACCAACGAGATCACCACGCTGGGCCGCGGCGGCTCCGACACCACGGCGGTGGCTCTGGCGGCAGCCCTCGAAGCGGACGTCTGCGAGATCTACACCGACGTTGACGGCATCTACACCGCCGATCCGCGCGTGGTCCCCTCGGCCCAGAAGATCGACACCATCTCCAGCGAAGAGATGCTGGAACTGGCCGCCTCAGGCGCCAAGATCCTGCACCTGCGCTGCGTGGAGTACGCCCGCCGGTTCGGCGTCCCGCTGCACGTCCGTTCCTCATTCAGCCAGCATGAAGGCACCTGGGTCATCCCCAGCGCCGACGACAAGATCACCACTCAAGAGGGAGTTGCCTTGGAGCAGCCAATCATCTCCGGCGTTGCGCATGACCGTTCCGAAGCGAAGGTCACCGTGGTCGGCGTCCCCGATATTCCCGGCAAGGCCGCCGCGATCTTCCAGGTCATCGCCGACGCGCACTCGAACATCGACATGATCGTCCAGAACGTTTCCACCCACGGCACGGGCAAGACCGACATCTCCTTCACCCTGCCCATCGTCGAAGGTGCCGACGCCCTGGCCGCCCTTCACGCTGCACAGGACCAGATTGGCTTCGAGGCCATCGAATACAACGAGCAGATCGGCAAGCTGTCCCTGATCGGCGCCGGCATGCGTTCCCACCCCGGCGTCTCCGCCACCTTCTTCAAGGCGCTGTCCGACGCCGGTATCAACATCAACATGATCTCCACCTCGGAAATCCGCATCTCCGTGGTCACCCACGCAGACCTGCTGGACGAGGCTGTCCGGGTGATCCACAAAGCATTCGGGCTCGACACCGAAAGCGAAGCGACAGTTTACGGCGGCAGCGGCCGCTGA
- a CDS encoding glutathione peroxidase has translation MNNLPQTRQPAQLYPIPLVLNDGTRTDFGQFKGKVVLVVNVASNCGFTRQYAGLEALYGKFRDRGFEVLGVPCNQFAGQEPGTDSEIAEFCERNFGVTFPLTAKADVRGRNQHPLFAELTKFKTGLLPGLVKWNFEKFLVNREGEVVARFAPTVEPDSAEVIDGVEQAIG, from the coding sequence ATGAACAACCTTCCGCAGACCCGACAGCCAGCGCAGCTGTACCCAATTCCTCTGGTCCTCAACGACGGCACGAGGACAGACTTCGGCCAGTTCAAGGGAAAAGTGGTGTTGGTGGTCAACGTGGCCTCCAATTGCGGCTTCACCCGCCAGTACGCCGGCCTGGAGGCTCTTTACGGCAAGTTCCGTGACCGGGGATTCGAGGTCCTGGGCGTTCCCTGCAACCAGTTCGCGGGGCAGGAGCCCGGCACCGACAGCGAAATCGCGGAGTTCTGCGAACGGAACTTCGGTGTCACGTTCCCCCTGACGGCCAAGGCCGACGTCCGGGGCAGGAACCAGCACCCGCTGTTCGCCGAGCTCACCAAGTTCAAAACCGGGCTGCTCCCCGGGTTGGTGAAGTGGAATTTCGAGAAGTTCCTGGTCAACCGCGAGGGCGAGGTGGTGGCCCGGTTTGCGCCCACCGTTGAGCCGGATTCGGCCGAGGTCATTGACGGAGTCGAGCAAGCGATCGGATAA